In the genome of Spirochaeta cellobiosiphila DSM 17781, one region contains:
- a CDS encoding methyl-accepting chemotaxis protein, whose translation MKNKRKHHNLTKRFVLIIGLLFILMFVIQNFLSIKSVQQSTTKDYQSFSNAILQANATNLTTNNSKYTQQVRIYTKDSIMDTHDPEQIIAWLKTQEGIRSGDFTYAMYIDPDGVAHSDTGATENVANQAFFKEMFINGANQYIGDPIMSSISNSMIIPITKGMFKGNGDGFMAVALPLESIQKKVDGISVGAKGYAFLLAGDGTVLSHPDKSFVLKKNFVTMSDKEYKGLSKVAKDMIAGNSNTEWINDGSRGRSFITYIPINKTPWSLALVIPENQVYKTASNLQINIIFISVIIVLILLIVSGFLIQSSLKPLKNVEKTIHGIATGNADLTQRIEVKSRNEIGSVTSGFNSFVEKLQTIMQEVKSSKDQLSEAGSELDISTKETSSSITDIIQSINSISKQIASQATGVDSTAGAVRKIAENITTLEKMIENQSAGVTEASAAVEEMIGNITGVNGSVEKMALSFEELEEKAKSGIEKQESVNERIGQIENQSQMLQEANTAIANIASQTNLLAMNAAIEAAHAGDAGKGFSVVADEIRKLSETSTIQSKTIGEQLNKIRDSIGTVVDASAESSETFNAVAESIRLTDQLVRQIKNAMEEQQQGSKQISISLSSMNDSTSEVYSASADMSKNNSEILEEIKRLQQATDIMQETMTSMSSGASQISQTESSLIEIVSKMKEAIDRIGNQIDQFHV comes from the coding sequence ATGAAAAATAAAAGAAAGCATCATAACCTAACCAAAAGGTTTGTCTTAATAATAGGCCTACTTTTTATTTTGATGTTTGTCATACAAAACTTTCTTTCGATAAAAAGTGTACAGCAATCTACAACAAAAGATTACCAGAGTTTTAGTAATGCAATTTTGCAAGCCAATGCCACCAACCTAACTACCAATAATAGTAAGTACACACAGCAAGTTCGTATTTATACAAAAGACAGTATTATGGATACACACGATCCTGAACAAATTATTGCCTGGTTGAAAACACAAGAAGGAATACGAAGTGGCGACTTTACCTATGCCATGTATATTGATCCTGATGGAGTCGCCCATAGTGATACTGGAGCCACAGAAAATGTTGCGAACCAGGCTTTCTTTAAAGAAATGTTCATTAATGGTGCAAATCAATATATTGGTGATCCTATTATGTCTTCTATATCAAACTCAATGATCATTCCCATCACAAAAGGAATGTTTAAGGGAAATGGAGATGGCTTCATGGCTGTAGCTCTGCCCCTGGAATCCATACAAAAGAAAGTAGATGGTATATCTGTAGGTGCCAAGGGTTATGCCTTTTTACTTGCTGGAGATGGAACAGTACTATCTCATCCCGATAAATCTTTTGTACTAAAAAAGAACTTTGTTACAATGAGTGATAAAGAATATAAAGGGTTATCTAAGGTAGCCAAAGACATGATTGCAGGGAACTCAAATACAGAATGGATAAATGATGGATCTCGTGGTCGTAGTTTTATTACCTATATCCCCATCAATAAAACCCCTTGGTCTCTTGCCTTAGTTATTCCTGAGAATCAAGTATATAAGACAGCTTCAAATTTACAGATTAATATAATCTTTATTAGTGTCATCATTGTTCTTATACTCCTCATTGTCTCTGGATTTTTAATTCAATCATCACTAAAACCTTTAAAGAACGTTGAAAAGACTATTCACGGTATTGCAACAGGAAATGCAGACCTCACCCAGAGAATTGAAGTTAAGAGCCGCAATGAAATAGGTTCTGTCACATCAGGATTTAATAGCTTTGTAGAGAAGCTCCAAACTATTATGCAAGAAGTGAAATCATCAAAGGATCAGCTTTCAGAAGCAGGAAGTGAACTTGACATTAGTACAAAAGAAACATCCTCTTCTATTACTGATATTATTCAAAGTATTAATAGTATCAGCAAACAAATCGCCTCCCAGGCCACTGGTGTTGATAGTACAGCTGGTGCTGTTAGGAAGATAGCCGAAAATATTACTACCCTCGAAAAGATGATAGAAAATCAGTCTGCTGGTGTTACAGAAGCCTCTGCTGCTGTTGAAGAAATGATTGGGAATATCACAGGAGTCAATGGTTCTGTCGAAAAGATGGCCCTATCCTTTGAAGAACTAGAAGAGAAAGCCAAGAGCGGGATTGAAAAACAAGAAAGTGTTAATGAACGAATTGGTCAGATAGAAAATCAGTCACAAATGCTTCAAGAAGCTAACACAGCCATTGCAAACATTGCCAGTCAAACGAACCTATTAGCCATGAATGCGGCCATTGAAGCTGCCCATGCTGGTGATGCAGGAAAGGGTTTTAGTGTTGTCGCAGATGAGATTCGCAAATTATCTGAAACATCAACTATCCAATCTAAAACCATTGGAGAACAGTTAAATAAGATTCGTGATTCCATTGGTACCGTTGTTGATGCTTCTGCCGAATCCAGTGAAACTTTTAATGCCGTTGCAGAAAGTATCCGTTTAACAGATCAGCTAGTCCGTCAAATCAAAAATGCCATGGAAGAACAACAACAAGGATCTAAACAGATCAGTATCTCCCTATCCAGTATGAATGACAGTACTTCCGAAGTATACTCTGCATCTGCTGATATGTCGAAAAACAATAGTGAAATATTAGAAGAGATAAAACGCCTTCAACAAGCTACAGACATTATGCAAGAAACCATGACTAGTATGTCTTCCGGTGCCAGTCAAATAAGTCAAACCGAATCATCCCTAATTGAAATTGTTTCTAAAATGAAGGAAGCCATTGATAGAATAGGAAATCAAATAGACCAGTTCCATGTATAG
- the htpG gene encoding molecular chaperone HtpG yields MSQHTFQTEVSQLLHLIIHSLYSHSEIFVREIVSNASDALDKLKYLNLTDDEFKSLKFDPRITIKLDEKAGTITFIDNGIGMNQEDLVENLGTIARSGTKNFLKNISGDAKKDSNLIGQFGVGFYSAFMVADKIEVVSKKAGEDKACKWISDGKTGYDLADAEKDEQGTEITLFVNEAGKEYASAWKLKDLVKKYSNHIAFPIFLDYEDTEWEGEGDDRKEKKVHKNEQINNASALWKKSKSELKDEDYNEFYKTFGMDWEDPLLHIHTKAEGTLEYTTLFFIPKKAPFDLYQADYKPGVKLYVKRVFITDDEKELMPTYLRFLRGVIDSEDLPLNVSREILQQNKVLASIKNASVKKVLSELKNLSEKDEKKYDEFIQEFNRPLKEGLYSDYANRDTLLELVRFKSTSVEGYTSLASYKDRMPEDQKAIYYITGDKEEVLRKSPLLEAYKKKGLEVLIMNDDIDDIVIPSIGKYNEIDLKAINKSDAAEDLKTEEDKEKEKEVEPFIKQVKDALGERVKDVVASNRLTDSPSCIIMDANDPSLQMQQMMKAMGQSMGMGEIKPILEINPNHDIVLKIKDSKDKEFITDVANLLLDQAFLAEGAELKDPTGFVTRLNRVIGRAL; encoded by the coding sequence ATGTCCCAACATACCTTTCAGACTGAGGTAAGCCAGCTTCTACATCTTATTATCCATTCTCTCTATTCTCATTCAGAGATATTTGTACGAGAGATTGTATCTAATGCTTCAGATGCCTTGGATAAGTTGAAGTACCTGAATCTGACTGATGATGAATTTAAATCACTTAAATTCGATCCAAGGATCACTATTAAGCTAGATGAAAAGGCTGGTACCATCACATTTATTGATAACGGGATTGGAATGAATCAAGAAGATCTTGTTGAAAATCTTGGAACAATTGCCCGTTCTGGCACTAAGAACTTTCTAAAAAACATTTCTGGTGACGCCAAAAAGGATTCTAATTTGATTGGTCAATTTGGTGTCGGTTTTTATTCAGCCTTCATGGTTGCTGACAAAATTGAAGTTGTTAGTAAGAAGGCAGGAGAAGACAAGGCCTGTAAATGGATATCAGATGGGAAAACTGGATATGATCTTGCTGATGCAGAAAAGGACGAACAAGGAACAGAGATTACTCTTTTTGTTAATGAAGCAGGCAAAGAGTATGCTTCTGCATGGAAACTAAAGGACCTTGTAAAAAAATACTCAAATCACATAGCATTCCCTATTTTTCTTGATTATGAAGACACTGAATGGGAAGGTGAGGGCGATGATAGAAAAGAAAAGAAAGTTCATAAAAATGAACAGATCAATAATGCCTCTGCCCTATGGAAAAAATCAAAGTCCGAATTAAAGGACGAAGATTATAATGAGTTTTACAAAACATTTGGAATGGATTGGGAAGATCCTCTTTTACACATTCATACCAAGGCTGAAGGAACACTAGAATATACAACATTATTCTTTATTCCCAAGAAGGCCCCCTTTGACTTATATCAAGCTGACTATAAACCTGGGGTAAAGCTTTACGTAAAAAGAGTATTTATCACAGATGATGAAAAAGAATTAATGCCCACTTACCTTAGATTCCTTAGAGGGGTCATTGATTCAGAAGATCTTCCATTGAATGTGAGTCGTGAAATTCTTCAACAGAACAAAGTTCTTGCAAGTATAAAGAATGCTTCTGTCAAAAAAGTTCTCAGTGAACTAAAGAACTTATCAGAAAAAGATGAAAAGAAGTACGATGAGTTCATCCAAGAGTTCAATAGACCTCTTAAAGAAGGTCTTTATTCTGATTATGCTAACAGAGATACTCTTCTTGAACTTGTTAGATTCAAATCTACTTCTGTAGAAGGTTATACAAGCTTAGCTTCTTATAAAGATAGAATGCCAGAAGACCAAAAAGCTATTTATTACATAACTGGTGATAAGGAAGAGGTATTAAGAAAGTCTCCCCTTCTAGAGGCTTATAAGAAAAAAGGCTTAGAAGTTCTTATCATGAATGATGACATCGATGACATTGTTATTCCTTCTATTGGTAAATACAATGAAATTGACCTTAAAGCTATTAACAAGTCTGATGCGGCAGAAGATCTTAAAACTGAAGAAGACAAAGAGAAGGAAAAAGAAGTTGAACCTTTTATCAAACAGGTTAAAGACGCCCTTGGTGAAAGAGTAAAGGATGTTGTAGCCTCAAACAGATTAACTGATAGTCCTTCTTGTATAATAATGGATGCAAATGATCCTAGTCTTCAAATGCAACAAATGATGAAGGCTATGGGCCAATCAATGGGAATGGGAGAAATCAAGCCTATCCTGGAGATAAATCCTAATCATGACATTGTATTAAAGATAAAAGATTCAAAAGATAAAGAGTTTATTACTGATGTAGCCAATCTCCTATTAGATCAAGCATTCCTTGCAGAAGGAGCAGAACTTAAAGATCCAACTGGGTTTGTAACAAGATTAAATCGAGTTATTGGTAGAGCTCTCTAA
- a CDS encoding hemolysin family protein, which produces MATSIGILIILILVSAMFSSSETAYTSLTPVQIRRLEQKHGRRGKNIAKLTNRPDVLITTILVGNNLANIGASAIATELTIRVFGNAFIGAMTGVLTLIMLIFAEVTPKQLAIYYNEQLSLLMEPIIGFLCWVFRPITWIISLFSNILVKIVGGKKKRTLTLEGLLQMVNLAENLGVVKTHEEEMVRNVFRMNQTPVSVVMTHRTEVFSLEENLKVKDVVDQVLNEGFSRIPLYNKDPEEITGVLLSKDLMESFASGDTDISLRELAVPPIFVPLTKKVNQLFYQFRKEKLNIAVVLDEYGGLAGIASREDLIEEIMGELYDEDEVAEKDKIHNIKHNVYRIMGDTPFYQLEDKLNLKLPHSKTIQTLGGFIIEQLGRIPQRNEVLMTTRGKFVVESIYRNRVKSVKFFPRIYDLENDKSIDK; this is translated from the coding sequence ATGGCCACAAGTATAGGTATTCTCATAATACTGATTCTTGTATCTGCCATGTTCTCATCCAGCGAAACTGCTTACACTAGTCTGACACCTGTCCAGATCAGAAGATTAGAGCAAAAACATGGAAGAAGAGGCAAAAATATTGCCAAATTAACCAATCGGCCGGATGTGTTAATCACTACAATACTTGTAGGCAATAATTTAGCGAATATCGGAGCCTCAGCTATTGCCACAGAATTAACCATTCGTGTATTTGGTAATGCCTTTATTGGAGCCATGACAGGAGTATTAACTCTGATAATGCTTATCTTTGCAGAAGTAACACCAAAACAATTAGCTATTTATTACAACGAGCAATTAAGCTTACTCATGGAACCTATTATTGGCTTTCTCTGTTGGGTATTCCGACCCATTACATGGATTATTAGCCTGTTTAGTAACATTCTTGTTAAGATAGTAGGAGGCAAGAAAAAAAGAACCTTAACTCTAGAAGGATTACTACAAATGGTTAATCTGGCTGAAAACCTAGGTGTTGTCAAAACCCATGAAGAAGAAATGGTACGTAATGTATTTCGGATGAACCAAACACCAGTATCGGTTGTCATGACACACAGAACAGAGGTTTTTAGCCTGGAAGAAAACCTGAAAGTAAAGGATGTTGTTGATCAGGTACTGAATGAAGGCTTTAGCCGTATCCCCTTATACAATAAAGATCCCGAAGAAATAACAGGAGTTTTACTTAGTAAGGATCTCATGGAATCCTTTGCTTCAGGAGATACAGACATATCTTTAAGAGAATTAGCCGTTCCTCCTATTTTTGTTCCATTAACAAAGAAAGTTAATCAACTATTTTATCAATTCAGAAAAGAGAAGCTAAACATTGCTGTTGTCTTAGATGAATACGGTGGTTTGGCCGGTATCGCCAGTCGAGAAGATTTAATTGAAGAAATCATGGGTGAACTCTATGATGAAGATGAAGTAGCAGAAAAGGATAAAATTCACAATATAAAACACAATGTTTATAGAATTATGGGGGATACTCCATTCTATCAACTAGAAGATAAACTAAACCTCAAACTACCACATAGTAAGACTATTCAAACCTTAGGAGGTTTTATTATTGAACAGTTAGGGCGAATTCCGCAGAGGAATGAAGTTCTTATGACAACGCGGGGTAAATTCGTTGTAGAATCCATTTATCGTAACCGTGTAAAATCAGTTAAATTTTTCCCTAGAATTTATGATTTGGAAAATGACAAATCAATTGATAAATAA
- a CDS encoding aminopeptidase — protein sequence MNTFNQWNQFDPDTQKAAEVAITEVLAMRSGESLLIVTNPCQDVMRISEALYDAAIKKQVNPVLIVQPVKSQLDFTDKAVIGALKSEPDVVISMSEGKMGKDKEAMEHPYVVDGKEQKHIYHHLMYGIHKTRSFWSPGITTEIFSKSVPIDYHRLRKEASLVKKVLDSSTFVHITSPLGTDLEMGLKERIAFLDDGNFSLSGKGGNLPAGEAFISPENGTSQGQIAFNGSISAYDGDIVIDTPIICKVEKGFVTDVVGAEEAKRLEKSLQIGAKQAYEWEKEGKVPTGQAEYYAQNARHLGELGIGLNPQAKVIGNMLVDEKAYRTCHIAIGSNYDNDAPALIHLDGIISEPTIVSKLGDGSSVKWMDKGIIDFDLLGSFQ from the coding sequence CTATGAGATCTGGAGAGTCATTATTGATTGTCACTAATCCCTGTCAAGATGTGATGAGAATCTCAGAAGCCCTTTATGATGCCGCTATCAAAAAACAAGTAAATCCTGTTCTTATTGTTCAACCGGTAAAGTCTCAACTGGACTTTACAGATAAAGCCGTTATTGGAGCTCTTAAGTCAGAACCTGATGTGGTTATATCCATGAGTGAAGGTAAGATGGGAAAAGATAAAGAGGCTATGGAGCATCCCTATGTTGTTGATGGTAAGGAACAAAAGCATATCTATCACCACCTTATGTACGGAATTCATAAGACGAGAAGTTTTTGGAGTCCCGGTATAACAACAGAGATCTTCAGTAAATCAGTTCCTATCGATTACCATCGACTAAGAAAAGAAGCCTCTCTTGTCAAAAAAGTTCTAGATTCTTCAACGTTTGTACATATAACTAGCCCATTAGGAACTGATTTAGAAATGGGATTAAAGGAAAGAATTGCCTTCCTGGATGATGGTAACTTCTCTCTCTCTGGAAAAGGAGGGAACCTTCCTGCTGGTGAAGCCTTTATTAGTCCCGAAAATGGAACTTCCCAAGGTCAGATTGCCTTTAATGGTTCGATTAGTGCTTATGATGGTGACATCGTAATAGATACACCCATTATATGCAAAGTTGAGAAGGGTTTTGTCACTGATGTAGTAGGTGCTGAAGAAGCAAAGCGACTAGAAAAGAGTCTTCAAATAGGGGCCAAACAGGCCTATGAATGGGAAAAAGAAGGTAAGGTTCCTACTGGACAAGCTGAATACTATGCGCAAAATGCCCGTCATTTAGGTGAATTAGGCATAGGCTTGAATCCACAAGCTAAGGTTATAGGTAATATGTTGGTCGATGAAAAGGCTTACCGTACCTGTCATATTGCCATTGGAAGTAATTATGACAACGATGCCCCAGCACTCATTCACCTTGATGGTATTATCTCTGAACCAACAATAGTCAGCAAATTAGGCGATGGCTCTTCTGTTAAGTGGATGGATAAAGGTATCATTGATTTTGACTTATTAGGTTCTTTTCAATAG